A portion of the Leifsonia sp. EB41 genome contains these proteins:
- the uvrC gene encoding excinuclease ABC subunit UvrC, whose translation MSTDTVGYRPKAGEIPTQPGVYRFRDKNRRVLYVGKAKNLRARLSNYFQPLRSLHERTRRMVTTAASVEWTVVASEFEALQLEYTWIKEFNPPFNVQFRDDKSYPYLAVTLGERIPRVMVTRNRNLKDARYFGPYTKVWAIRDTVDLMLKAFPVRSCSDGVYRRAELTGRPCLLGDIGKCAAPCVGRISPEDHRELAEDFVSFMAGNDTKYIRDLNDKMKQAASTLDYEAAARHRDAIQALEQAMGKSAVVLQENVDLDAFGIAHDELAAAVQQFIVRGGRIRGVRSWVVDKELDITLGELVETVLQNAYEGTDAPPREIIVPELPEDATELEQWLMARRVEADEAGPVRRGPKSTGRVELRVAQRGDKAALAQTAEMNAKNALILYKTRRSSDFVARSKALNDIQDALGMADAPLRMECYDVSHLSGTNIVASMVVFEDGLPRKDQYRRFSIPESTDDTESIYQVITRRLAYLKDDAAGGEPEETVDGGTTADGDDPEIDVDAEIAEAAERRRRKFSYPPNLLIVDGGQPQVAAAQRALDESGVTGIQLAGIAKRLEEIWLPDSDFPVILPRNSDALFLVQRIRDEAHRFAITYQRARRKRDISSVLGEIPGLGPARVKELLKHFGSVAQLRQATPEQIAEVRGVGPATAAAVHDRLAAG comes from the coding sequence GTGAGTACGGACACGGTCGGCTACCGCCCCAAGGCCGGCGAGATCCCCACGCAGCCGGGCGTCTACCGGTTCCGCGACAAGAACCGGCGGGTGCTCTACGTCGGCAAGGCGAAGAACCTCCGCGCGCGGCTGAGCAACTACTTCCAGCCGCTGCGCAGCCTGCACGAGCGCACCCGCCGCATGGTGACGACCGCGGCGAGCGTCGAGTGGACGGTGGTCGCCAGCGAGTTCGAGGCGCTCCAGCTCGAGTACACCTGGATCAAGGAGTTCAACCCGCCGTTCAACGTGCAGTTCCGGGACGACAAGTCGTACCCGTACCTCGCGGTGACGCTGGGCGAGCGCATCCCACGGGTGATGGTGACCCGCAACCGCAACCTGAAGGACGCGCGCTACTTCGGCCCGTACACAAAGGTCTGGGCGATCCGCGACACCGTCGACCTCATGCTGAAGGCGTTCCCGGTGCGGAGCTGCTCCGACGGCGTCTACCGGCGAGCCGAGCTGACCGGGAGGCCCTGCCTGCTCGGCGACATCGGCAAGTGCGCCGCGCCCTGCGTCGGCCGGATCAGCCCGGAGGACCACCGCGAGCTCGCGGAGGACTTCGTCTCGTTCATGGCGGGCAACGACACGAAGTACATCCGCGACCTCAACGACAAGATGAAGCAGGCCGCGAGCACTCTCGACTACGAGGCCGCCGCACGGCACAGAGACGCCATCCAGGCCCTGGAGCAGGCGATGGGCAAGAGCGCCGTCGTCCTCCAGGAGAATGTCGACCTCGATGCCTTCGGCATCGCTCACGACGAGCTCGCCGCCGCCGTGCAGCAGTTCATCGTCCGCGGCGGCCGCATCCGCGGTGTGCGCTCCTGGGTGGTCGACAAGGAGCTCGACATCACGCTCGGCGAGCTGGTCGAGACCGTGCTGCAGAACGCCTACGAGGGCACCGACGCCCCGCCGCGCGAGATCATCGTGCCCGAGCTGCCGGAGGACGCCACCGAGCTGGAGCAGTGGCTGATGGCGCGGCGGGTGGAGGCCGACGAGGCCGGGCCGGTCCGCCGCGGCCCCAAGTCGACCGGCCGCGTCGAGCTGCGGGTCGCCCAGCGCGGCGACAAGGCTGCGCTCGCGCAGACCGCGGAGATGAACGCGAAGAACGCGCTCATCCTCTACAAGACCCGGCGCAGCTCCGACTTCGTGGCCAGGTCGAAGGCGCTCAACGACATCCAGGACGCCCTCGGGATGGCCGACGCGCCGCTGCGCATGGAGTGCTACGACGTCTCGCACCTCAGCGGCACGAACATCGTCGCCTCCATGGTGGTGTTCGAGGACGGTCTGCCCCGCAAGGACCAGTACCGCCGCTTCAGCATCCCGGAGTCCACCGACGACACCGAGTCGATCTACCAGGTCATCACGCGCCGGCTGGCGTACCTCAAGGACGACGCGGCGGGCGGGGAGCCCGAGGAGACGGTAGACGGCGGGACCACTGCCGACGGCGACGACCCCGAGATCGACGTGGACGCCGAGATCGCGGAGGCCGCCGAGCGCCGCCGCCGCAAGTTCTCCTACCCGCCGAACCTGCTCATCGTCGACGGCGGCCAGCCGCAGGTCGCCGCCGCGCAGCGCGCGCTGGACGAGTCCGGCGTCACCGGCATCCAGCTCGCCGGCATCGCCAAGCGGCTGGAGGAGATCTGGCTGCCGGACTCCGACTTCCCGGTCATCCTGCCGCGCAACAGCGACGCGCTCTTCCTGGTGCAGCGCATCCGCGACGAGGCGCACCGCTTCGCGATCACCTACCAGCGGGCGCGGCGCAAGCGCGACATCTCGAGCGTCCTCGGCGAAATCCCCGGCCTCGGACCGGCGCGAGTGAAGGAACTGCTCAAGCACTTCGGCTCGGTGGCGCAGCTCCGGCAGGCGACACCCGAGCAGATCGCGGAGGTGCGCGGAGTCGGCCCGGCGACCGCGGCCGCCGTCCACGACCGCCTCGCCGCCGGCTGA